A DNA window from Camelina sativa cultivar DH55 chromosome 17, Cs, whole genome shotgun sequence contains the following coding sequences:
- the LOC104758828 gene encoding uncharacterized protein LOC104758828 translates to MSLAPSSYPSLYSSPSLPRTQQTKQNPSLITHSSFISAKSLFLSNNSTSLCNTHVVKRRNLALKASETESTAKTEAGDGGGGEGEGEEEKYETYEIEVEQPYGLKFRKGRDGGTYIDAILPGGSADKTGKFTVGDRVIATSAVFGTEIWPAAEYGRTMYTIRQRIGPLLMQMEKRNGKVDDSGELTEKEIIRAERNAGFISSRLREIQMQNYLRKKELKAQREKDLREGLQFSKNGKYEEALERFESVLGSKPTPEESSVASYNVACCYSKLNQVQAGLSALEEALKSGYEDFKRIRSDPDLENVRKSKDFDPLLKQFDESFINESAINAIKSLFGFNKK, encoded by the exons ATGTCTTTAGCTCCGAGCAGTTATCCATCTCTGTATTCTTCACCTTCACTGCCAAGAACCCAGCAAACCAAGCAAAACCCTAGTTTGATCACTCATTCCAGTTTCATTTCCGCCAAAAGTCTCTTCCTTTCAAACAATTCGACTTCCTTATGCAATACCCATGTGGTCAAACGCCGGAATTTGGCTTTGAAGGCGTCGGAGACAGAGTCTACGGCGAAAACtgaagcaggagatggaggaggaggagaaggagaaggagaagaagagaagtacGAAACATATGAAATTGAAGTGGAGCAGCCTTATGGTTTGAAATTCAGGAAAGGAAGAGATGGTGGGACTTACATTGACGCTATCTTGCCCGGTGGATCAGCTGACAAAACCGGAAAATTCACAGTTGGTGATAGGGTTATTGCCACaag TGCAGTGTTTGGGACAGAGATTTGGCCTGCAGCTGAGTATGGTAGGACAATGTACACAATCCGTCAGAGAATTGGTCCGTTGCTTATGCAAATGGAGAAAAGAAATG GTAAAGTAGATGATTCTGGTGAGTTAACTGAGAAGGAAATAATAAGAGCTGAGAGGAACGCAGGATTCATTAGCAGTAGATTGAGGGAAATTCAG ATGCAAAACTATTTGCGGAAGAAAGAACTGAAAGCTCAACGGGAGAAGGATCTTCGTGAAGGGCTACAATTTTCCAA GAATGGTAAATATGAGGAAGCATTGGAGAGGTTTGAGTCAGTGTTAGGTTCTAAACCAACACCAGAAGAATCATCAGTTGCAAGTTACAATGTTGCTTGTTGCTACTCAAAGCTTAATCAG GTTCAAGCTGGCCTCTCGGCTCTAGAAGAAGCACTGAAGTCAGGATATGAAGATTTTAAG aGAATCAGATCCGATCCAGATCTAGAAAATGTCAGGAAGTCGAAGGATTTCGATCCACTCCTGAAGCAATTCGATGAATCTTTCATCAACGAGAGTGCTATAAACGCGATCAAATCCTTGTTTGGCTTTAACAAGAAATAG
- the LOC104778416 gene encoding chaperonin 60 subunit beta 1, chloroplastic isoform X1 — protein MASTFTATSSIGSMVAPNGHKSDKKLISKLSSSSFGRRQSVCPRPRRSSSAIVCAAKELHFNKDGTTIRRLQAGVNKLADLVGVTLGPKGRNVVLESKYGSPRIVNDGVTVAREVELEDPVENIGAKLVRQAAAKTNDLAGDGTTTSVVLAQGFIAEGVKVVAAGANPVLITRGIEKTAKALVAELQKMSKEVEDSELADVAAVSAGNNEEIGNMIAEAMSKVGRKGVVTLEEGKSAENNLYVVEGMQFDRGYISPYFVTDSEKMSVEFDNCKLLLVDKKITNARDLVGVLEDAIRGGYPILIIAEDIEQEALATLVVNKLRGTLKIAALRAPGFGERKSQYLDDIAILTGATVIREEVGLSLDKAGKEVLGNASKVVLTKETSTIVGDGSTQDAVLKRVTQIKNLIEQAEQDYEKEKLNERIAKLSGGVAVIQVGAQTETELKEKKLRVEDALNATKAAVEEGIVVGGGCTLLRLASKVDAIKATLDNDEEKVGADIVKRALSYPLKLIAKNAGVNGSVVSEKVLSNDNVKFGYNAATGKYEDLMAAGIIDPTKVVRCCLEHAASVAKTFLMSDCVVVEIKEPEPVPVGNPMDNSGYGY, from the exons ATGGCATCAACATTCACTGCCACGTCTTCCATTGGTTCAATGGTTGCTCCAAATGGTCACAAATCTGATAAGAAACTTATCAGCAAGTTGTCTTCAAGCTCATTTGGAAGGAGGCAAAGTGTGTGTCCTAGACCCAGGAGATCCAGTTCTGCTATTGTATGTGCAGCCAAGGAATTGCATTTCAACAAAGATGGGACTACCATAAGGAGACTTCAA GCTGGTGTCAACAAGCTTGCAGACCTTGTCGGTGTTACCCTTGGACCTAAAGGACGAAATGTTGTTCTTGAGAGCAAGTATGGATCACCAAGAATTGTTAATGATGGTGTGACTGTTGCAAGAGAG GTTGAGCTGGAAGACCCGGTTGAGAACATTGGTGCTAAGCTTGTGAGGCAAGCGGCTGCCAAAACCAATGACTTAGCTGGTGATGGTACAACAACATCTGTTGTTCTTGCACAAGGTTTTATTGCTGAGGGTGTCAAG GTGGTAGCTGCGGGTGCAAACCCTGTTTTGATCACCAGAGGTATTGAGAAGACAGCAAAGGCTTTGGTTGCCGAGCTCCAGAAAATGTCTAAGGAG GTTGAAGACAGTGAACTTGCAGATGTTGCAGCTGTTAGTGCAGGTAACAACGAAGAAATTGGAAATATGATTGCTGAAGCAATGAGCAAAGTGGGCAGGAAAGGTGTGGTGACCCTTGAGGAGGGTAAAAGTGCCGAGAACAACCTCTACGTCGTAGAAGGAATGCAATTTGATCGTGGTTACATCTCCCCTTACTTTGTGACAGACAGCGAGAAAATGTCTGTCGAGTTCGACAATTGCAAG TTACTTctcgttgacaaaaaaattaccaaCGCAAGGGATCTTGTTGGTGTTTTGGAGGACGCAATTAGAGGCGGATACCCAATATTGATAATTGCAGAAGACATTGAGCAAGAAGCTTTAGCGACTCTCGTTGTGAACAAGCTTAGAGGTACATTGAAGATTGCAGCTCTCAGAGCTCCAGGATTTGGAGAGCGCAAGAGCCAATACCTTGACGATATTGCCATTCTAACTGGAG CAACTGTGATCCGAGAGGAAGTTG GTCTTTCACTTGACAAAGCTGGAAAAGAAGTTCTTGGTAATGCCTCAAAGGTCGTCCTCACAAAGGAGACATCTACCATAGTGGGTGATGGAAGCACACAGGATGCAGTGCTAAAGCGTGTTACGcagattaaaaatcttattgag CAAGCGGAGCAAGATTATGAGAAGGAAAAGCTGAATGAGAGAATTGCAAAGCTCTCTGGTGGAGTTGCTGTGATTCAG GTTGGAGCACAAACTGAGACAGAACtcaaagagaagaagttgagagtTGAAGATGCTCTTAATGCAACAAAG GCCGCTGTCGAGGAAGGTattgttgttggtggtggttGCACTCTGCTTCGTCTTGCTTCTAAAGTCGATGCCATTAAAGCCACTCTTGACAATGATGAAGAAAAG GTTGGAGCTGATATAGTTAAAAGAGCACTGAGTTATCCCCTAAAACTGATCGCCAAAAATGCTGGTGTTAATGGAAGCGTAGTTAGCGAGAAG GTGCTTTCCAACGACAACGTGAAATTCGGTTACAATGCTGCAACCGGCAAGTACGAAGATTTAATGGCTGCAGGAATCATCGATCCAACAAAG GTTGTGAGATGTTGCTTGGAACACGCAGCTTCGGTTGCAAAGACTTTCTTGATGTCGGactgtgttgttgttgagatCAAGGAACCTGAACCAGTTCCCGTTGGCAACCCAATGGACAACTCAG GATATGGATACTGA
- the LOC104778416 gene encoding chaperonin 60 subunit beta 1, chloroplastic isoform X2: MASTFTATSSIGSMVAPNGHKSDKKLISKLSSSSFGRRQSVCPRPRRSSSAIVCAAKELHFNKDGTTIRRLQAGVNKLADLVGVTLGPKGRNVVLESKYGSPRIVNDGVTVAREVELEDPVENIGAKLVRQAAAKTNDLAGDGTTTSVVLAQGFIAEGVKVVAAGANPVLITRGIEKTAKALVAELQKMSKEVEDSELADVAAVSAGNNEEIGNMIAEAMSKVGRKGVVTLEEGKSAENNLYVVEGMQFDRGYISPYFVTDSEKMSVEFDNCKLLLVDKKITNARDLVGVLEDAIRGGYPILIIAEDIEQEALATLVVNKLRGTLKIAALRAPGFGERKSQYLDDIAILTGATVIREEVGLSLDKAGKEVLGNASKVVLTKETSTIVGDGSTQDAVLKRVTQIKNLIEQAEQDYEKEKLNERIAKLSGGVAVIQVGAQTETELKEKKLRVEDALNATKAAVEEGIVVGGGCTLLRLASKVDAIKATLDNDEEKVGADIVKRALSYPLKLIAKNAGVNGSVVSEKVLSNDNVKFGYNAATGKYEDLMAAGIIDPTKVVRCCLEHAASVAKTFLMSDCVVVEIKEPEPVPVGNPMDNSGYGY; this comes from the exons ATGGCATCAACATTCACTGCCACGTCTTCCATTGGTTCAATGGTTGCTCCAAATGGTCACAAATCTGATAAGAAACTTATCAGCAAGTTGTCTTCAAGCTCATTTGGAAGGAGGCAAAGTGTGTGTCCTAGACCCAGGAGATCCAGTTCTGCTATTGTATGTGCAGCCAAGGAATTGCATTTCAACAAAGATGGGACTACCATAAGGAGACTTCAA GCTGGTGTCAACAAGCTTGCAGACCTTGTCGGTGTTACCCTTGGACCTAAAGGACGAAATGTTGTTCTTGAGAGCAAGTATGGATCACCAAGAATTGTTAATGATGGTGTGACTGTTGCAAGAGAG GTTGAGCTGGAAGACCCGGTTGAGAACATTGGTGCTAAGCTTGTGAGGCAAGCGGCTGCCAAAACCAATGACTTAGCTGGTGATGGTACAACAACATCTGTTGTTCTTGCACAAGGTTTTATTGCTGAGGGTGTCAAG GTGGTAGCTGCGGGTGCAAACCCTGTTTTGATCACCAGAGGTATTGAGAAGACAGCAAAGGCTTTGGTTGCCGAGCTCCAGAAAATGTCTAAGGAG GTTGAAGACAGTGAACTTGCAGATGTTGCAGCTGTTAGTGCAGGTAACAACGAAGAAATTGGAAATATGATTGCTGAAGCAATGAGCAAAGTGGGCAGGAAAGGTGTGGTGACCCTTGAGGAGGGTAAAAGTGCCGAGAACAACCTCTACGTCGTAGAAGGAATGCAATTTGATCGTGGTTACATCTCCCCTTACTTTGTGACAGACAGCGAGAAAATGTCTGTCGAGTTCGACAATTGCAAG TTACTTctcgttgacaaaaaaattaccaaCGCAAGGGATCTTGTTGGTGTTTTGGAGGACGCAATTAGAGGCGGATACCCAATATTGATAATTGCAGAAGACATTGAGCAAGAAGCTTTAGCGACTCTCGTTGTGAACAAGCTTAGAGGTACATTGAAGATTGCAGCTCTCAGAGCTCCAGGATTTGGAGAGCGCAAGAGCCAATACCTTGACGATATTGCCATTCTAACTGGAG CAACTGTGATCCGAGAGGAAGTTGGTCTTTCACTTGACAAAGCTGGAAAAGAAGTTCTTGGTAATGCCTCAAAGGTCGTCCTCACAAAGGAGACATCTACCATAGTGGGTGATGGAAGCACACAGGATGCAGTGCTAAAGCGTGTTACGcagattaaaaatcttattgag CAAGCGGAGCAAGATTATGAGAAGGAAAAGCTGAATGAGAGAATTGCAAAGCTCTCTGGTGGAGTTGCTGTGATTCAG GTTGGAGCACAAACTGAGACAGAACtcaaagagaagaagttgagagtTGAAGATGCTCTTAATGCAACAAAG GCCGCTGTCGAGGAAGGTattgttgttggtggtggttGCACTCTGCTTCGTCTTGCTTCTAAAGTCGATGCCATTAAAGCCACTCTTGACAATGATGAAGAAAAG GTTGGAGCTGATATAGTTAAAAGAGCACTGAGTTATCCCCTAAAACTGATCGCCAAAAATGCTGGTGTTAATGGAAGCGTAGTTAGCGAGAAG GTGCTTTCCAACGACAACGTGAAATTCGGTTACAATGCTGCAACCGGCAAGTACGAAGATTTAATGGCTGCAGGAATCATCGATCCAACAAAG GTTGTGAGATGTTGCTTGGAACACGCAGCTTCGGTTGCAAAGACTTTCTTGATGTCGGactgtgttgttgttgagatCAAGGAACCTGAACCAGTTCCCGTTGGCAACCCAATGGACAACTCAG GATATGGATACTGA
- the LOC104758830 gene encoding 2-oxoisovalerate dehydrogenase subunit beta 1, mitochondrial encodes MAALLGRSCRKLGFLSSGHGARRTVSTETGKSLNLYAAINQALHIALDSDPRSYVFGEDVGFGGVFRCTTGLAERFGKNRVFNTPLCEQGIVGFGIGLAAMGNRAIVEIQFADYIYPAFDQIVNEAAKFRYRSGNQFNCGGLTIRAPYGAVGHGGHYHSQSPEAFFCHVPGIKVVIPRSPREAKGLLLSCIRDPNPVVFFEPKWLYRQAVEEVPEHDYTIPLSEAEVIREGNDITLVGWGAQLTIMEQACLEAEKEGISCELIDLKTLLPWDKETVEASVKKTGRLLISHEAPITGGFGAEISATILERCFLKLEAPVSRVCGLDTPFPLVFEPFYMPTKNKILDAIKTTVNY; translated from the exons ATGGCCGCTCTTTTAGGAAGATCATGCCGGAAATTGGGTTTTCTGAGCTCAGGTCACGGAGCTAGGAGGACTGTATCGACGGAAACTGGGAAATCGTTGAATCTATACGCTGCTATTAACCAAGCGCTTCACATCGCTTTGGACTCCGATCCTCG CTCTTATGTCTTTGGGGAAGATGTTGGCTTTGGTGGAGTCTTTCGCTGCACTACAGGTTTAGCTGAACGATTCGGTAAAAACCGCGTCTTCAATACTCCTCTTTGCGAGCAG GGGATTGTTGGATTTGGCATTGGTCTTGCAGCAATG GGCAATCGAGCTATTGTTGAAATCCAATTTGCGGATTATATATATCCTGCGTTTGATCAG ATTGTTAATGAAGCCGCAAAGTTCAGATACCGAAGTGGTAACCAATTCAACTGTGGAG GACTTACAATAAGAGCACCGTATGGAGCAGTTGGTCATGGTGGACATTACCATTCACAATCCCCTGAAGCTTTCTTTTGCCATGTCCCTGGTATTAAGGTTGTTATCCCTCGGAGTCCACGGGAAGCAAAgggactgttgttgtcatgcaTCCGTGATCCAAATCCCGTTGTCTTCTTCGAGCCAAAG TGGCTGTATCGTCAAGCAGTAGAAGAAGTCCCTGAGCATGACTATACGATACCTCTATCAGAAGCTGAG GTTATAAGAGAAGGGAATGACATAACACTTGTTGGATGGGGAGCTCAGCTTACCATTATGGAACAAGCTTGTCTAGAGGCGGAAAAG GAAGGAATATCATGTGAACTGATAGATCTCAAGACTCTACTCCCTTGGGACAAAGAAACTGTTGAGGCCTCGGTTAAAAAGACTGGCAGACTTCTT ATAAGCCATGAGGCTCCAATAACAGGAGGTTTTGGAGCAGAGATCTCTGCAACAATCCTTGAACGTTGTTTCTTGAAg TTAGAAGCTCCAGTAAGCAGAGTTTGTGGTCTGGATACTCCGTTTCCACTTGTGTTTGAGCCATTCTACATGCCCACCAAGAACAAG ATATTGGACGCAATCAAAACAACTGTGAATTACTAG
- the LOC104758831 gene encoding TATA-box-binding protein 2-like, whose product MADQGMEGSQPVDLTKHPSGIVPTLQNIVSTVNLDCKLDLKAVALQARNAEYNPKRFAAVIMRIREPKTTALIFASGKMVCTGAKSEHLSKLAARKYARIVQKLGFPAKFKDFKIQNIVGSCDVKFPIRLEGLGYAHGAFSSYEPEIFPGLIYRMRQPKIVLLIFVSGKIVITGAKMREETYTAFENIYPVLTEFRKVQQ is encoded by the exons ATGGCTGATCAAGGAATGGAAGGGAGCCAACCAGTTGACCTTACTAAGCATCCTTCTGGGATTGTTCCAACTCTTCA AAATATTGTCTCAACAGTGAACTTAGACTGCAAGCTTGATCTTAAAGCCGTTGCTTTGCAGGCGAGGAATGCTGAATACAATCCCAAG CGTTTTGCTGCTGTAATAATGAGGATTAGAGAGCCAAAGACTACAGCGTTGATCTTTGCATCTGGGAAAATG GTGTGTACCGGAGCTAAAAGTGAACATCTTTCAAAGCTGGCTGCAAGAAAG TATGCTCGGATTGTTCAGAAGCTTGGCTTTCCTGCAAAGTTCAAG GATTTCAAGATACAGAACATTGTAGGCTCATGTGATGTCAAATTCCCGATTAGGCTTGAAGGTCTTGGTTACGCTCATGGTGCTTTCTCAAGT TATGAGCCTGAGATATTTCCAGGATTGATATATAGGATGAGACAACCAAAGATTGTTCTGCTTATTTTTGTGTCAGGAAAGATTGTTATAACTGGAGCCAAG ATGAGAGAAGAGACTTACACTGCATTTGAGAATATCTACCCAGTTCTGACAGAGTTCAGGAAAGTCCAGCAATAA
- the LOC104758832 gene encoding TATA-box-binding protein 2, with the protein MADQGMEGSQPVDLTKHPSGIVPTLQNIVSTVNLDCKLDLKAIALQARNAEYNPKRFAAVIMRIREPKTTALIFASGKMVCTGAKSEHLSKLAARKYARIVQKLGFPAKFKDFKIQNIVGSCDVKFPIRLEGLAYSHSAFSSYEPELFPGLIYRMKQPKIVLLIFVSGKIVITGAKMREETYTAFENIYPVLTEFRKVQQ; encoded by the exons ATGGCTGATCAAGGAATGGAAGGGAGCCAACCAGTTGACCTTACTAAGCATCCTTCTGGGATTGTTCCAACTCTTCA aaaTATTGTCTCAACAGTGAACTTAGACTGCAAGCTTGATCTTAAAGCCATTGCTTTGCAGGCGAGGAATGCTGAATACAATCCCaag CGTTTTGCTGCTGTAATTATGAGGATAAGAGAGCCAAAGACGACAGCGTTGATCTTTGCATCTGGGAAAATG GTGTGTACCGGAGCTAAAAGTGAACATCTTTCAAAGCTGGCTGCAAGAAAG TATGCTCGGATTGTTCAGAAGCTTGGCTTTCCTGCAAAGTTCAAG GATTTCAAGATACAGAACATTGTAGGCTCATGTGATGTCAAATTCCCGATTAGGCTTGAAGGTCTTGCATACTCTCATAGTGCTTTCTCAAGT TATGAGCCTGAGCTATTTCCAGGATTGATATATAGGATGAAACAACCAAAGATTGTTCTGCTTATTTTTGTGTCAGGAAAGATTGTTATAACTGGAGCCAAG ATGAGAGAAGAGACTTACACTGCATTTGAGAATATCTATCCAGTTCTGACAGAGTTCCGGAAAGTCCAGCAATAA